A region of Streptomyces paludis DNA encodes the following proteins:
- the ruvA gene encoding Holliday junction branch migration protein RuvA, with protein MIAFVSGPVAALAPTTAVIEVGGVGMAVQCTPGTLAGLRVGAPARLATSLVVREESLTLYGFADDDERQVFELLQSASGVGPRLAQAMLAVHSPDALRMAVSAGDEKALIAVPGIGKKGAQKLLLELKDRLGAPVGPVVGRQSTGAHGPAPWNDQLHAALIGLGYAAREADEAVALVTPQAEAALADGAEPPVPRLLRAALQSLNRTR; from the coding sequence ATGATCGCCTTCGTCAGCGGCCCGGTCGCCGCCCTCGCCCCCACCACCGCCGTGATCGAGGTCGGCGGGGTCGGCATGGCCGTCCAGTGCACGCCGGGCACGCTCGCCGGGCTGCGTGTCGGCGCGCCGGCCCGGCTCGCCACCTCGCTGGTCGTCCGGGAGGAATCCCTCACCCTGTACGGCTTCGCGGACGACGACGAGCGCCAGGTCTTCGAGCTGCTCCAGAGCGCCAGCGGGGTCGGGCCCCGGCTGGCACAGGCGATGCTCGCCGTACACAGCCCGGACGCGCTGCGGATGGCGGTCTCCGCCGGGGACGAGAAGGCGCTCATCGCCGTCCCCGGCATCGGCAAGAAGGGCGCGCAGAAGCTTCTGCTCGAACTGAAGGACCGGCTCGGCGCCCCGGTCGGCCCCGTGGTCGGCCGGCAGAGCACCGGCGCACACGGCCCGGCGCCCTGGAACGACCAGCTGCACGCCGCGCTCATCGGGCTCGGCTACGCCGCCCGGGAGGCCGACGAGGCGGTCGCCCTGGTCACCCCCCAGGCCGAGGCCGCGCTGGCGGACGGCGCCGAGCCGCCCGTGCCGAGGCTGCTGCGCGCCGCGCTCCAGAGCCTGAACAGGACGCGCTGA
- the ruvC gene encoding crossover junction endodeoxyribonuclease RuvC, whose protein sequence is MRVLGVDPGLTRCGIGVVEGVAGRPLTMLGVGVVRTPSDDEIGPRLVAIERGIEAWLDEHRPELVAVERVFAQHNVRTVMGTAQASAVAMLCAARRGIPVTLHTPSEVKAAITGSGRADKAQVGAMVTRLLRLAEPPRPADAADALALAICHIWRAPAMNRLQQAQAAARASRIPSTASVRKVTR, encoded by the coding sequence ATGCGGGTGCTGGGAGTTGACCCCGGGCTGACCCGGTGCGGGATCGGCGTGGTCGAGGGCGTCGCGGGCCGGCCGCTCACGATGCTCGGCGTCGGCGTCGTCCGTACCCCCTCCGACGACGAGATCGGCCCCCGGCTGGTCGCCATCGAGCGCGGCATCGAAGCCTGGCTGGACGAACACCGGCCCGAACTCGTCGCGGTGGAGCGCGTGTTCGCCCAGCACAACGTCCGTACGGTGATGGGCACCGCCCAGGCCAGCGCGGTCGCCATGCTCTGCGCCGCCCGGCGCGGCATCCCCGTCACGCTGCACACCCCCAGCGAGGTCAAGGCCGCCATCACCGGCAGCGGGCGCGCGGACAAGGCGCAGGTCGGCGCGATGGTGACCCGGCTGCTGCGGCTCGCCGAGCCGCCCCGGCCCGCGGACGCGGCGGACGCCCTGGCGCTCGCCATCTGCCACATCTGGCGCGCCCCCGCGATGAACCGCCTCCAGCAGGCGCAGGCCGCGGCGCGCGCCTCCCGTATCCCCAGCACCGCATCCGTACGGAAGGTCACCCGATGA
- a CDS encoding YebC/PmpR family DNA-binding transcriptional regulator, with product MSGHSKWATTKHKKAVIDAKRGKLFAKLIKNIEVAARTGGADVDGNPTLFDAIQKAKKSSVPNKNIDSAVKRGAGLEAGGADYETIMYEGYGPNGVAVLIECLTDNRNRAASDVRVAMTRNGGSMADPGSVSYLFHRKGVVIVPKGELTEDDVLGAVLDAGAEEVNDLGEQFEVLSEATDLVAVRTSLQEAGIDYDSADANFVPTMQVELDEEGARKIFKLIDALEDSDDVQNVFANFDVSDDVMEKVDA from the coding sequence ATGTCCGGCCACTCTAAATGGGCTACGACGAAGCACAAGAAGGCCGTGATCGACGCCAAGCGCGGCAAGCTCTTCGCGAAGCTGATCAAGAACATCGAGGTCGCGGCCCGTACCGGCGGGGCCGATGTCGACGGCAACCCGACCCTTTTCGACGCCATCCAGAAGGCGAAGAAGAGTTCGGTGCCGAACAAGAACATCGACTCGGCCGTCAAGCGCGGCGCCGGTCTTGAGGCCGGCGGCGCCGACTACGAGACGATCATGTACGAGGGATACGGCCCGAACGGTGTCGCGGTGCTCATCGAGTGCCTCACCGACAACCGCAACCGCGCCGCCTCCGACGTGCGCGTCGCCATGACCCGTAACGGCGGCTCGATGGCCGACCCGGGTTCCGTCTCGTACCTCTTCCACCGCAAGGGCGTGGTGATCGTCCCCAAGGGCGAGCTGACCGAGGACGACGTCCTGGGCGCCGTCTTGGACGCCGGCGCGGAAGAGGTCAACGACCTCGGCGAGCAGTTCGAGGTGCTCAGCGAGGCCACCGACCTGGTCGCGGTCCGTACCTCCCTCCAGGAGGCCGGCATCGACTACGACTCGGCCGACGCCAACTTCGTGCCGACCATGCAGGTCGAGCTGGACGAGGAGGGCGCGCGCAAGATCTTCAAGCTGATCGACGCCCTGGAGGACAGCGACGACGTGCAGAACGTCTTCGCCAACTTCGATGTCTCCGACGACGTCATGGAGAAGGTCGACGCCTGA